In Paenibacillus sp. G2S3, a single window of DNA contains:
- a CDS encoding sugar ABC transporter permease, giving the protein MIVFLAFLVYPILEGMRLSLYQINYDSEKFVGLANYTTLFNDPVFFKAIFNTIIFVVFIVLLTVGFALFVASAVFDKNAKYVSFIRGSYYIPVMVSMVVMSMVWSFLLNPANGLISFIYKDMGLGTINLLGNPKTVLPVVIFVTFATNVGQAIILYIASMIGVSKELFEAAEIDGASRWQVISKILIPSVGPTTTYITIINIIAVLKIFVVIQLLTGGGPNNSSVTLMYYLYNNAFKYNQLGVASAVGVIMFVITLLLSVPQLRSMIKVK; this is encoded by the coding sequence ATGATAGTATTCTTAGCCTTTCTTGTCTATCCGATCTTAGAAGGGATGCGCCTGAGTTTATACCAAATTAATTATGATAGTGAGAAGTTTGTGGGTCTGGCTAATTACACCACATTGTTTAATGATCCGGTATTCTTCAAGGCCATCTTCAATACGATTATATTCGTAGTCTTTATCGTCCTTCTTACAGTGGGCTTTGCATTATTTGTAGCCTCGGCTGTATTTGATAAGAACGCTAAGTACGTTTCCTTTATAAGAGGGAGCTATTATATCCCGGTCATGGTATCCATGGTTGTAATGAGTATGGTGTGGAGTTTCCTGCTGAATCCTGCTAACGGACTTATTTCTTTTATATATAAAGATATGGGTCTTGGGACGATCAATCTTCTAGGAAATCCAAAGACAGTTTTGCCAGTGGTGATCTTTGTGACCTTCGCGACTAACGTGGGCCAAGCCATTATTCTGTATATTGCTTCGATGATTGGTGTATCTAAAGAGCTTTTTGAAGCAGCAGAAATCGACGGTGCAAGCAGATGGCAAGTAATTTCGAAGATCCTCATTCCTTCTGTAGGACCAACAACGACCTATATTACGATTATCAATATTATTGCTGTTCTAAAAATATTTGTAGTCATCCAGTTATTAACCGGCGGCGGACCGAACAACTCATCGGTAACCTTGATGTACTACCTCTATAATAATGCCTTTAAGTACAACCAACTCGGCGTAGCTTCTGCG